The Noviherbaspirillum saxi genome includes a window with the following:
- a CDS encoding acetyl/propionyl/methylcrotonyl-CoA carboxylase subunit alpha, translated as MFTKILIANRGEIACRVAATAHRLGVKSVAVYSEADANAKHVAVCEESVLIGPPPAKESYLRADKLIEVALATGAQAIHPGYGFLSENEDFANACAKAGLAFIGPPASAIHAMGSKSAAKALMEKANVPLVPGYHGDNQDAAFLQEQADKIGYPVLLKASAGGGGKGMRIVEKSADFKAALESCKREAINSFGDDKVLVEKYLTRPRHIEIQVFADTHGNCVYLFERDCSVQRRHQKVLEEAPAPGMTEERRRAMGEAAVAAAKAVGYVGAGTVEFIAEESRNGEDGNFYFMEMNTRLQVEHPVTEMITGLDLVEWQLRIAFDETLPKTQEQLRIHGHALEARIYAENPEKGFLPSIGTLRHMHTPPAVTFQLGNGDVPGNPAAVRIDSGVRQHDAISPFYDPMIAKLIVWGNDREEALAHMSQALSEFQVVGLATNVAFLKRLVESQPFSQADLDTGLIERHHDALFPQAQPASVHILGLAAASLLSSEQNAGAAANDPWANTSGWRMNGVLARTLEFAEEANSYVLTVGYRDTGWSLGLNNAVSAMTLVERTGQHLVIKVDGTAIRGTVVRAGDVFHVFSGGAHYVLDYNDPLAHAGEAEAEGGRLTAPMPGKIVALLVEQGKTVEKGAPLLIMEAMKMEHTIAAPANGTVEELLYAVGDQVAEGAQLLAFKAA; from the coding sequence GTGTTCACCAAAATCCTGATCGCCAATCGCGGCGAAATCGCCTGCCGCGTCGCCGCTACCGCACATCGTCTCGGCGTCAAAAGCGTCGCGGTGTATTCGGAAGCCGATGCCAATGCCAAGCACGTTGCCGTGTGCGAAGAATCGGTCCTGATCGGCCCGCCGCCCGCCAAGGAAAGCTACCTGCGCGCCGACAAGCTCATCGAAGTCGCGCTCGCGACCGGTGCGCAAGCGATCCATCCCGGCTATGGCTTCTTGTCCGAGAACGAAGACTTCGCCAACGCCTGCGCCAAGGCGGGACTGGCCTTCATCGGCCCGCCCGCCTCGGCGATTCATGCGATGGGCTCGAAATCGGCGGCCAAGGCGCTGATGGAAAAGGCGAATGTGCCGCTGGTGCCCGGTTATCACGGCGACAATCAGGATGCCGCCTTCCTGCAGGAACAGGCCGACAAGATCGGCTATCCGGTGTTGCTCAAGGCCAGCGCCGGCGGCGGCGGCAAGGGCATGCGCATTGTCGAAAAAAGCGCCGACTTCAAGGCCGCGCTGGAATCCTGCAAACGCGAAGCGATCAACAGTTTCGGCGACGACAAGGTGCTGGTCGAAAAATACCTGACCCGTCCGCGCCATATCGAAATCCAGGTATTCGCCGATACCCATGGCAATTGTGTCTACCTGTTCGAGCGCGACTGCTCGGTGCAGCGGCGTCACCAGAAGGTACTGGAAGAAGCGCCGGCACCCGGCATGACCGAAGAGCGCCGCCGCGCGATGGGCGAGGCGGCGGTCGCGGCGGCCAAGGCGGTCGGCTATGTCGGCGCCGGTACGGTGGAATTCATCGCAGAAGAAAGTCGTAACGGCGAGGACGGCAATTTTTATTTCATGGAAATGAATACCCGCCTGCAGGTTGAGCATCCGGTCACTGAAATGATCACCGGCCTCGATCTGGTCGAGTGGCAATTGCGCATCGCGTTCGACGAAACCTTGCCGAAGACGCAGGAACAACTGCGGATCCACGGTCATGCGCTGGAAGCGCGCATCTATGCGGAAAATCCGGAAAAGGGTTTCCTGCCCTCGATCGGCACGCTGCGGCACATGCACACGCCGCCAGCAGTCACCTTCCAGTTGGGCAATGGCGACGTGCCCGGCAATCCGGCTGCGGTGCGGATCGATTCCGGCGTGCGCCAGCATGATGCGATTTCGCCGTTCTACGATCCGATGATCGCGAAGCTGATTGTCTGGGGCAATGACCGGGAAGAAGCGCTGGCGCACATGTCGCAAGCCTTGTCGGAATTCCAGGTGGTCGGACTGGCCACCAATGTCGCGTTTCTGAAGCGCCTGGTGGAAAGCCAGCCGTTTTCGCAAGCCGATCTGGATACCGGATTGATCGAACGGCACCACGATGCCTTGTTTCCGCAAGCGCAACCGGCATCGGTGCACATCCTCGGCCTGGCGGCGGCTTCGTTGTTGTCGTCCGAGCAAAATGCAGGCGCGGCTGCGAATGATCCCTGGGCCAATACCAGCGGCTGGCGCATGAATGGCGTGCTTGCACGCACCCTGGAATTTGCCGAAGAAGCCAATAGCTATGTGCTGACTGTCGGTTACCGCGACACCGGCTGGAGCCTGGGACTGAACAATGCCGTGTCGGCCATGACCCTGGTCGAACGCACTGGCCAGCATCTGGTGATCAAGGTCGATGGCACGGCGATACGCGGCACGGTGGTGCGCGCGGGCGATGTATTTCATGTGTTTTCGGGCGGCGCGCATTATGTGCTCGACTACAACGATCCGCTCGCGCACGCGGGCGAAGCGGAAGCCGAAGGCGGCCGTCTCACCGCGCCGATGCCGGGCAAGATCGTCGCGCTGCTGGTCGAGCAAGGCAAGACCGTGGAAAAAGGCGCACCATTGCTGATCATGGAAGCGATGAAGATGGAACATACGATCGCTGCGCCGGCCAATGGCACGGTCGAGGAATTGCTGTATGCGGTCGGCGACCAGGTGGCCGAAGGCGCGCAGTTGCTGGCGTTCAAGGCGGCGTAG
- the bioB gene encoding biotin synthase BioB, which yields MSSQAITFHEIRTPAAARVAAAQVWPEEKVLELFNLPFSDLLFRAQQIHRQHFDPQEVELATLLSIKTGGCPEDCGYCPQAARYDTGVTAQKLLELETVLEAARAAKAHGATRFCMGAAWRGPKDRDLDHVEAMVRGVKELGLEACATLGMLEDGQAERLAAAGLDYYNHNLDTAPEFYNDIITTRNYENRLDTLDKVRNAGIKVCCGGIVGMGESRRQRAGLIAQVANLDPYPESVPINHLVQVEGTPLHGLDPLDPLEFVRTIAVARITMPKARVRLSAGRREMGEAVQAMCFQAGANSIFYGDKLLTTGNPDANADMALLNKLGMKIKHTQVDAKLAVTE from the coding sequence ATGTCGTCTCAAGCCATTACGTTTCATGAGATCCGCACACCTGCGGCTGCCCGCGTGGCTGCAGCGCAAGTCTGGCCGGAAGAAAAGGTGCTCGAATTGTTCAACTTGCCGTTCAGCGACTTGCTGTTTCGTGCGCAGCAAATCCATCGCCAGCACTTCGATCCGCAGGAAGTCGAACTCGCTACCCTGTTGTCGATCAAGACCGGCGGTTGCCCGGAAGACTGCGGTTACTGCCCGCAGGCGGCACGTTACGACACCGGCGTGACCGCGCAGAAGCTGCTGGAACTGGAAACCGTGCTTGAAGCTGCCCGCGCCGCCAAGGCCCATGGCGCGACCCGCTTTTGCATGGGCGCCGCCTGGCGCGGCCCGAAAGACCGCGATCTCGACCATGTGGAAGCCATGGTGCGCGGCGTCAAGGAACTGGGTCTGGAAGCCTGCGCGACGCTGGGCATGCTGGAAGACGGACAAGCCGAACGGCTGGCCGCGGCCGGCCTCGATTACTACAACCACAACCTCGATACCGCGCCCGAGTTTTATAACGACATCATCACCACGCGCAATTATGAAAACCGCCTCGACACGCTGGACAAGGTGCGCAATGCCGGCATCAAGGTGTGCTGCGGCGGCATCGTCGGCATGGGCGAATCGCGCCGCCAGCGCGCCGGACTGATCGCGCAGGTCGCCAACCTCGATCCGTATCCGGAATCGGTGCCGATCAACCACTTGGTGCAGGTCGAAGGCACGCCGCTGCATGGCCTCGATCCGCTCGATCCGCTGGAATTCGTGCGCACCATCGCGGTGGCGCGCATCACGATGCCGAAAGCGCGGGTGCGCCTGTCGGCTGGCCGCCGCGAAATGGGCGAGGCGGTGCAGGCGATGTGTTTCCAGGCCGGCGCCAATTCCATCTTCTATGGCGACAAGCTGCTGACCACCGGCAATCCGGATGCGAATGCGGACATGGCCTTGCTCAACAAGCTCGGGATGAAAATCAAGCATACGCAGGTCGATGCGAAGCTCGCGGTAACGGAGTAA
- the bioF gene encoding 8-amino-7-oxononanoate synthase, whose product MQLLADLEQQLQALDGQKLLRRRRTADTPCAPHVTVDGRKLLAFCSNDYLGLASHPRLIEALREGATRYGVGSGGSHLISGHSRAHALLEERLAEFVSPHLEQARALYFCTGYMANLAVLSALAGRDADLFSESLNHASLIDGTRLARAKVQVYAHGDTEALERLLKASSAKTKVVVTDSVFSMDGDLAPLPRLLALCEQYGAWLVVDDAHGFGVLGAQGRGALEHFNLRSPYLIYMGTLGKAAGVGGAFVAAHATVIEWMVQRARPYIYTTAGAPALAHALLTSIDLISGHEGAIRRAHLQQLIAQLKAALHLQRWQLFASDTAIQPVIIGQNAEALRASASLLEQGLWVTAIRPPTVPADTARLRVALSAAHTAADVDRVAQAINVAEAESVA is encoded by the coding sequence ATGCAATTACTGGCTGATCTTGAACAACAACTGCAGGCGCTGGACGGGCAAAAACTGCTGCGTCGCCGGCGTACCGCGGATACGCCTTGCGCGCCGCACGTCACAGTCGATGGCAGGAAGTTGCTGGCATTCTGCAGCAACGATTATCTTGGCCTCGCATCGCACCCGCGCCTGATCGAAGCCTTGCGCGAAGGCGCTACCCGTTATGGTGTCGGCAGCGGGGGCTCGCACCTGATCAGCGGCCATTCGCGCGCGCATGCGCTGCTGGAAGAGCGGCTCGCCGAATTCGTGTCGCCGCACCTGGAACAGGCGCGCGCGCTGTATTTCTGTACCGGCTACATGGCCAACCTGGCTGTGCTGAGCGCACTGGCCGGGCGCGACGCCGACCTGTTTTCCGAATCGCTGAACCATGCTTCGCTGATCGATGGTACGCGCCTGGCGCGGGCCAAGGTCCAAGTTTATGCGCATGGCGATACCGAGGCGCTGGAACGCCTGCTCAAGGCCAGCAGCGCAAAGACCAAGGTCGTTGTTACCGACAGCGTATTCAGCATGGATGGCGATCTCGCGCCATTGCCGCGATTGCTCGCGCTATGCGAACAATATGGCGCGTGGCTGGTGGTCGATGACGCCCATGGCTTCGGCGTGCTGGGTGCACAGGGACGCGGTGCGCTGGAACATTTCAACCTGCGTTCGCCCTATCTGATCTACATGGGCACGCTCGGCAAGGCAGCCGGTGTCGGCGGCGCATTCGTTGCCGCCCATGCGACCGTGATCGAGTGGATGGTGCAGCGCGCGCGTCCGTATATCTACACGACTGCCGGTGCGCCGGCCCTCGCGCATGCACTGCTGACCAGCATCGATCTGATCAGCGGGCATGAAGGTGCGATTCGCCGCGCCCATTTGCAGCAACTGATCGCGCAACTGAAAGCGGCATTGCATTTGCAGCGCTGGCAATTGTTTGCCTCGGACACCGCGATCCAGCCGGTCATCATCGGCCAGAATGCAGAGGCATTGCGCGCATCCGCCTCCTTGCTCGAGCAAGGATTGTGGGTAACCGCGATCCGGCCGCCGACCGTGCCAGCCGACACCGCACGCCTGCGCGTGGCCTTGTCAGCGGCGCATACCGCCGCCGATGTGGACCGTGTTGCCCAAGCGATCAATGTCGCCGAAGCGGAGAGCGTCGCGTGA
- a CDS encoding uracil-DNA glycosylase family protein, whose protein sequence is MNDKRLPLLLSEIGACQRCAMHLPHGPRPVVQAGAGARLLIVGQAPGRKVHDTGIPWNDPSGDRLRTWLQLSREDFYDPGRVAIVPTAFCYPGKGRNGDLPPRPECAPAWHAPLLEAMPEVQLTLLIGRYAQEFYLRDNGKPTLTETVAAYREYLPYYLPLPHPSPRNRYWFTTHPWFEQDVLPELRRRIQSILNAQ, encoded by the coding sequence ATGAATGACAAGCGGCTTCCCTTGCTGTTATCCGAAATCGGCGCATGCCAGCGCTGCGCCATGCATCTGCCGCATGGCCCGCGTCCGGTAGTGCAGGCCGGCGCGGGCGCACGCTTGCTGATCGTCGGGCAGGCGCCGGGTCGCAAGGTGCATGACACCGGCATTCCCTGGAACGATCCGTCCGGCGACCGCCTGCGCACCTGGCTGCAACTGTCGCGCGAAGACTTTTACGATCCGGGGCGGGTCGCCATCGTGCCGACCGCATTCTGCTATCCGGGCAAGGGCCGCAACGGCGATCTGCCGCCACGGCCGGAATGTGCGCCGGCATGGCATGCACCCTTGCTTGAAGCGATGCCGGAAGTGCAACTGACCTTGCTGATCGGGCGGTATGCGCAGGAATTTTATTTGCGCGACAATGGCAAGCCGACGCTGACCGAAACCGTCGCGGCATACCGCGAGTATTTGCCGTATTACCTGCCGTTGCCGCACCCGAGCCCGCGCAACCGTTACTGGTTCACCACCCATCCGTGGTTCGAGCAAGACGTGTTGCCGGAACTGCGGCGGCGCATCCAATCGATATTGAACGCACAATGA
- the bioA gene encoding adenosylmethionine--8-amino-7-oxononanoate transaminase, whose translation MNATEQTDWVARSLKSVWHPCTQMQHHETVPLVPVSHGRGAWLYEAGGRRYLDAISSWWVNLFGHANPRINAALKDQLDRLEHAMLAGFTHEPVITLSEQLAARTNHVLGHCFYASDGASAVEIALKMSFHFWRNSGQTDKREFVCLKGSYHGETIGALAVTDVPLFRDAYGPLLQHAHVVTSPDARAARDGESAADVARRAVQDLDKLLQQRTGKIAAVIVEPLVQCAAGMAMYDPVYLSELRALCDRHQVHLIADEIAVGCGRTGTFFACEQAGIWPDFLCLSKGISGGYLPLSLVMTRDAIYQGFYDSDVRRGFLHSHSYTGNPLACRAALATLAIFDEDKVIERNRQRSERLAEALQPLASHPQASNVRQRGMIWAFDAVVDDPAFSRKFFTAALQHELLLRPIGRTVYLMPPYILDDEEIALLAVRTQAVFNQVIGA comes from the coding sequence TTGAACGCAACTGAACAAACCGACTGGGTCGCCCGCAGCCTGAAAAGCGTCTGGCACCCGTGCACGCAAATGCAGCACCATGAGACCGTCCCGCTGGTGCCGGTCAGCCATGGGCGCGGCGCCTGGCTGTACGAAGCCGGCGGCCGCCGTTATCTGGATGCCATCAGTTCCTGGTGGGTCAATCTGTTCGGCCACGCGAATCCGCGCATCAATGCCGCGCTGAAGGACCAGCTTGACCGACTCGAGCATGCGATGCTCGCTGGTTTCACGCATGAGCCGGTGATCACGCTGTCGGAACAGCTCGCGGCACGCACCAATCACGTGCTTGGACATTGCTTTTATGCGTCCGACGGCGCCTCCGCGGTCGAAATCGCATTGAAGATGAGTTTTCATTTCTGGCGCAATAGCGGCCAGACCGACAAGCGCGAATTCGTTTGCCTCAAGGGCAGCTATCACGGCGAAACCATTGGCGCGTTGGCGGTTACCGATGTGCCGCTGTTCCGCGATGCCTATGGCCCGCTGTTGCAGCATGCGCATGTGGTGACGTCGCCCGATGCACGCGCTGCCCGGGACGGCGAATCGGCGGCCGATGTTGCGCGCCGGGCAGTGCAAGACCTCGACAAACTGCTGCAGCAACGCACAGGCAAGATCGCCGCCGTCATCGTGGAGCCGCTGGTGCAATGTGCGGCCGGCATGGCGATGTACGACCCGGTCTATCTGTCCGAACTACGCGCGCTGTGCGACCGCCACCAGGTCCACTTGATCGCCGATGAGATCGCGGTCGGCTGCGGCCGCACCGGCACTTTCTTTGCCTGCGAACAGGCCGGCATCTGGCCGGATTTCCTTTGCCTGTCCAAGGGCATCAGCGGCGGTTACCTGCCCTTGTCGCTGGTGATGACGCGCGATGCAATCTATCAAGGCTTTTACGACAGCGATGTGCGACGCGGCTTTCTGCATTCGCATTCCTATACCGGCAATCCGCTGGCCTGCCGTGCCGCGTTGGCGACACTGGCGATTTTCGACGAAGACAAGGTCATTGAACGCAACCGGCAGCGGTCGGAACGTCTTGCCGAAGCCTTGCAGCCATTGGCGTCGCATCCGCAAGCCAGCAATGTGCGCCAGCGCGGCATGATCTGGGCATTCGACGCTGTCGTCGATGATCCCGCGTTTTCGCGCAAGTTTTTTACTGCAGCCTTGCAGCATGAATTGCTCCTGCGTCCCATCGGTCGCACGGTGTACCTGATGCCTCCGTACATCCTCGACGATGAAGAAATCGCATTGCTTGCCGTCCGTACGCAGGCAGTGTTCAACCAAGTGATCGGAGCATGA
- a CDS encoding DUF1289 domain-containing protein → MVEYDPSSDMGKVPSPCINICKMDTQTGLCEGCFRTIDEIVKWSTSTEEAKRAVWIEIRRRQHAVF, encoded by the coding sequence ATGGTCGAGTACGATCCCTCCAGCGACATGGGCAAAGTGCCTTCGCCATGCATCAATATCTGCAAGATGGATACGCAGACCGGCTTGTGCGAAGGATGCTTTCGCACCATCGATGAAATCGTGAAATGGAGCACTTCGACCGAAGAGGCGAAGCGCGCGGTGTGGATAGAGATACGACGACGGCAACACGCCGTTTTTTAG
- a CDS encoding YbaK/EbsC family protein: MNTTTLPDTAQRVADLLVTLGHDKPVVMLPETGKTSAEAAAGLGCSVAEIAKSIVFRRLSDDAAVMVVASGANRVDEHKVAAIVGPLGRADAKFVKTRIGYAIGGVCPVGHVDKTVMLIDADLMQLPSVWAAAGHPHAVFNLTPAQLQAMTGAPVVDVALRSQSEAA, from the coding sequence ATGAACACAACAACACTTCCCGACACCGCGCAGCGCGTGGCCGATCTGCTGGTCACGCTGGGCCACGACAAGCCGGTGGTGATGCTGCCGGAAACCGGCAAGACTTCGGCCGAAGCCGCTGCCGGACTCGGCTGCAGCGTTGCCGAAATCGCCAAGTCGATCGTATTCCGCCGCCTGTCCGATGACGCGGCGGTGATGGTGGTCGCCAGCGGCGCGAACCGGGTTGACGAGCACAAGGTGGCGGCGATCGTCGGTCCGCTCGGCCGTGCCGATGCTAAATTCGTCAAGACCCGGATCGGTTATGCGATCGGCGGCGTATGCCCGGTCGGCCATGTCGACAAGACCGTGATGCTGATCGATGCCGACCTGATGCAATTGCCCAGCGTCTGGGCCGCGGCCGGCCATCCGCATGCGGTATTCAACCTGACGCCGGCGCAGCTGCAGGCGATGACCGGCGCCCCGGTGGTCGATGTCGCATTGCGTAGTCAATCGGAAGCGGCGTGA
- a CDS encoding enoyl-CoA hydratase/isomerase family protein → MNWQTLDVSVESGVATVTLNRPDVRNAFNETSIAELTQAFRNLGVDGSVRAIVLAASGLAFCAGADLNWMKKMAGYTHEENRADAMQLAHMLHTIYTCPKPVIARIQGDCYAGGMGLVAACDVAVAIETTHFCLSEVKLGLIPATISPYVIKAMGENAARRYFLTAERFSAQEAHRIGFVHSVVSADALDTAVADVVKALVSNSPHAVKEAKRLVRDIAGVPLSQELIVDTARRIADIRSSEEGREGVRSFLEKRKPGWLDD, encoded by the coding sequence ATGAACTGGCAAACCCTTGATGTCAGCGTGGAGTCCGGCGTCGCCACCGTCACGCTGAACCGTCCCGATGTGCGCAATGCATTCAACGAAACCTCCATCGCCGAACTGACGCAGGCATTTCGCAATCTTGGTGTCGACGGCAGCGTGCGCGCGATCGTACTTGCGGCCAGTGGCCTCGCATTCTGCGCCGGCGCCGATCTCAACTGGATGAAAAAGATGGCTGGCTACACGCATGAAGAAAACCGTGCCGACGCCATGCAGCTTGCCCATATGCTGCACACCATCTACACCTGTCCCAAGCCGGTGATCGCCAGGATTCAGGGCGATTGCTATGCCGGCGGCATGGGTCTGGTCGCCGCCTGCGACGTTGCTGTTGCCATTGAGACAACGCATTTTTGTCTGAGCGAAGTAAAACTGGGCCTGATTCCTGCGACAATCTCGCCTTACGTCATCAAGGCCATGGGAGAAAACGCCGCACGCCGGTATTTCCTCACAGCCGAGCGTTTTTCCGCGCAGGAAGCTCACCGCATCGGTTTCGTCCATTCGGTGGTCAGTGCCGACGCCCTCGATACGGCGGTTGCCGATGTCGTCAAGGCGCTGGTGTCGAACAGCCCCCATGCAGTCAAGGAAGCAAAGCGCCTGGTACGGGATATCGCCGGCGTGCCCTTGAGCCAGGAGTTGATTGTCGATACTGCGCGGCGGATAGCGGATATACGCAGTTCGGAAGAGGGCAGGGAAGGAGTGAGGTCGTTTTTGGAGAAGCGCAAGCCGGGGTGGTTGGACGATTAG
- a CDS encoding hydroxymethylglutaryl-CoA lyase, which produces MTLPSKVKIVEVGPRDGLQNEKETIPAEVKIELVDRLTDAGFINIEAASFVSPKWVPQMATSAEVMDKIRRKPGVIYSALTPNMKGLEAAIAAKADEVVIFGAASEAFSQKNINCSIAESIERFRDVAQAAKQHHIRLRGSISCSFGCPYQGEVPADSVADVVRRLRELGCDEIDIADTIGVGTPKKVQAVMERVAREFPIERLSGHFHDTYGQASANIYASMEVGIAIFHSSVAGLGGCPYAKGATGNVSTEDVLYLMNGLGIDTGIELDKVVDAGQFISQHLGRKAVSRAGNAIAAKRLG; this is translated from the coding sequence ATGACCCTTCCAAGCAAAGTCAAAATCGTCGAAGTCGGCCCGCGCGACGGCTTGCAGAACGAAAAGGAAACCATCCCCGCCGAGGTCAAGATCGAACTGGTCGATCGCCTGACCGACGCCGGCTTCATCAATATCGAAGCGGCTTCGTTCGTCTCGCCGAAATGGGTGCCGCAAATGGCGACATCGGCCGAGGTAATGGACAAGATCCGGCGCAAGCCCGGCGTGATCTATTCCGCGCTGACGCCGAACATGAAAGGCCTGGAAGCCGCCATTGCGGCCAAGGCCGATGAAGTGGTGATTTTCGGCGCGGCGTCGGAAGCGTTTTCGCAAAAGAATATCAATTGCTCGATCGCCGAATCGATAGAGCGTTTCCGCGATGTCGCGCAAGCGGCCAAGCAACACCATATCCGCTTGCGCGGCAGCATCAGCTGCTCGTTCGGCTGCCCTTACCAGGGCGAGGTGCCGGCCGACAGCGTGGCCGACGTGGTGCGCCGGCTGCGTGAACTCGGCTGCGATGAAATCGATATCGCCGACACCATCGGCGTGGGCACGCCAAAGAAAGTGCAGGCCGTGATGGAACGCGTCGCGCGCGAATTCCCGATCGAGCGCCTGTCCGGCCATTTCCACGACACCTATGGCCAGGCGAGCGCCAACATCTACGCCAGCATGGAAGTCGGCATTGCGATTTTCCATTCCTCGGTCGCCGGTCTCGGCGGTTGTCCCTATGCAAAGGGCGCGACCGGCAATGTATCAACCGAAGACGTGCTGTATCTGATGAACGGGCTCGGCATCGATACCGGCATCGAGCTCGACAAGGTGGTCGATGCCGGACAATTCATTTCTCAGCATCTCGGCCGCAAGGCGGTCAGCCGTGCCGGCAATGCGATTGCTGCAAAGCGGCTCGGATAA
- a CDS encoding 2-hydroxychromene-2-carboxylate isomerase gives MHQIDWYFDFISPFSYLQAELLHTLPADAKLTLKPVLFAALLGHWDNKGPAEIVPKRQWTYEHCLWLAHKHGIPMTMPAQHPFNPLPLLRLCIALGATPPVVQRLFRWVWREGRLPADTDSFAGLLQEMGATPEMLDAPEVKQQLRSNGEQAIAAGVFGVPTAVVDNRRFWGLDSTDMLAAYLNGDSFFQSEPFRHAAQVPQGVQRNR, from the coding sequence ATGCATCAGATCGACTGGTACTTCGATTTCATTTCGCCCTTTTCCTACCTGCAGGCAGAACTGCTGCACACACTGCCGGCCGACGCAAAGCTCACGCTCAAGCCGGTGCTGTTCGCCGCCTTGCTCGGGCATTGGGACAACAAGGGACCGGCTGAAATCGTGCCCAAGCGCCAATGGACGTACGAGCATTGCCTCTGGCTGGCGCACAAGCATGGCATCCCGATGACGATGCCGGCGCAGCATCCGTTCAATCCCTTGCCACTGCTGCGCCTGTGCATCGCGCTCGGCGCCACGCCGCCCGTCGTGCAAAGACTGTTCCGCTGGGTCTGGCGCGAAGGCAGGCTGCCTGCGGATACCGACAGCTTCGCCGGCTTGCTGCAGGAAATGGGCGCGACGCCCGAGATGCTCGATGCGCCCGAAGTCAAGCAGCAGTTGCGCAGCAACGGCGAGCAGGCGATTGCGGCCGGCGTGTTTGGCGTCCCAACCGCGGTGGTGGATAATCGTCGCTTCTGGGGACTGGATTCGACCGACATGCTGGCCGCCTATCTGAATGGCGATTCCTTCTTCCAGTCCGAACCCTTTCGCCATGCCGCACAGGTGCCGCAAGGCGTGCAACGTAACAGATAA
- the bioD gene encoding dethiobiotin synthase: MNKPAYFVTGTDTEIGKTLVSSALLHALTQSGLRAAGMKPVAAGAELRDGVLHNEDVDALAAVAGISLPLELTTPYLLRDAAAPHIVAAHEGVRIDPAHIRLCYERVAELADAVVVEGVGGFNVPLSDTADTADLAQQLGLPVIMVVGLRLGCLNHALLTAEAIAARGLRLVGWIANVVDPAMRHAQENIDALRVRLDAPLLGCIPRLPAADPSAAAAYLDFSCLPDWPLPVLQAPFHADVKEV, encoded by the coding sequence GTGAACAAGCCCGCCTATTTCGTCACCGGCACCGATACCGAAATCGGCAAGACGCTCGTATCTAGCGCCTTGCTGCATGCATTGACGCAATCGGGTTTGCGCGCGGCCGGCATGAAGCCGGTTGCGGCCGGGGCCGAACTGCGCGATGGCGTTTTGCATAACGAGGATGTGGACGCGCTGGCCGCCGTGGCCGGCATCAGTCTGCCGCTCGAACTGACGACGCCTTACCTGTTGCGCGACGCGGCGGCACCGCATATCGTTGCCGCGCACGAAGGCGTGCGGATCGATCCGGCGCATATCCGGCTTTGCTATGAACGTGTGGCCGAGCTTGCTGACGCGGTGGTGGTCGAAGGCGTCGGCGGATTCAACGTACCATTATCGGACACGGCCGATACCGCCGATCTGGCGCAACAACTCGGACTGCCGGTGATCATGGTGGTCGGTCTGCGCCTTGGCTGCCTCAACCATGCCTTGCTGACTGCCGAAGCCATCGCCGCGCGCGGACTCAGGCTGGTTGGCTGGATTGCCAATGTGGTCGACCCTGCCATGCGCCACGCGCAGGAAAACATCGATGCATTGCGTGTTCGCCTCGATGCGCCATTGCTTGGCTGCATACCGCGCCTGCCGGCGGCAGACCCGTCCGCCGCCGCCGCTTACCTGGATTTTTCATGCTTGCCAGACTGGCCGCTGCCGGTCTTGCAAGCGCCGTTTCACGCTGATGTAAAGGAAGTCTGA